A window of the Acidithiobacillus thiooxidans ATCC 19377 genome harbors these coding sequences:
- a CDS encoding PhnD/SsuA/transferrin family substrate-binding protein, protein MKTKRQLWLCLILCCFALPAQADLRFLLPPVSSPAVMYAAFTPLANYLSHAINQKITLSFSANLQSFYNQADQNTPQMVLFCPIAYIRSAHQQAYYPLAGVIPTPGGNHSVIVVRRNSPIHNVLQLRNRSFVMGDPACAASSLVPLSMFRELGMTPKSFSVFRQSGSDQSALMDVAARFYDATAVAKNVAAPYIHSGTLRAIADAEVGPGDLLAASAGVPANVRTKLTAALLTAKMQDPVSIQALGGLAAGFKAINDGDYNALRTLYQEIHGVKLLPKVPQEAMTLGIPPTFTPIAAYQIFAPLQKALNEATGLPVQLVIPHNEQSFVADGRAGKFDFALLTPRMVAMEKTQMLPIAQSVPRHDLHGLAIIRRDMSIPGTGPSTGPLRIAFASPYCSARSLAKAKLLRLAGNRPVTWVPEGSEHAVFTALAENRATLGIVRTATVMALEKELPGIWSIVQSAGRAPVWTLVGKRQLPLGIHSAVKQQVAKMPLNVLDTAGFMRFSILPDA, encoded by the coding sequence ATGAAAACCAAAAGACAGCTCTGGCTGTGTTTGATTCTCTGTTGTTTCGCCTTGCCAGCGCAAGCCGATTTACGCTTTCTGTTGCCCCCGGTCAGTAGCCCGGCCGTCATGTATGCCGCATTCACACCGCTGGCCAACTACTTAAGCCATGCCATTAATCAAAAAATCACACTGAGCTTCAGCGCCAATCTACAAAGCTTTTACAATCAGGCCGACCAAAACACTCCGCAAATGGTGCTTTTTTGTCCTATTGCTTACATCCGCAGTGCCCATCAACAGGCTTATTACCCTCTCGCCGGAGTGATTCCCACTCCCGGCGGAAACCATAGTGTTATTGTCGTGCGTCGTAACAGCCCCATCCACAACGTGTTACAACTCAGGAACCGCAGCTTTGTCATGGGGGATCCTGCCTGTGCAGCTTCCTCGCTGGTACCCTTGTCCATGTTTCGTGAGCTGGGGATGACACCCAAAAGTTTTAGTGTTTTTCGGCAAAGTGGATCAGATCAGAGTGCGCTCATGGATGTGGCTGCGCGTTTTTACGATGCTACAGCGGTTGCCAAAAACGTGGCAGCACCCTATATCCATTCGGGAACCCTGCGCGCCATTGCCGATGCCGAGGTCGGCCCCGGAGACCTACTGGCGGCTTCTGCCGGCGTGCCCGCCAACGTCCGCACGAAACTCACCGCCGCTCTACTGACAGCAAAAATGCAGGATCCCGTCAGCATTCAGGCTCTTGGCGGTCTGGCAGCAGGATTCAAAGCCATCAATGATGGGGATTACAATGCGCTACGCACCCTCTATCAAGAAATACACGGGGTCAAACTCCTTCCCAAAGTGCCGCAAGAAGCCATGACCTTGGGAATTCCGCCCACTTTCACACCGATAGCGGCATACCAAATTTTTGCCCCGCTGCAAAAGGCGTTGAATGAAGCCACGGGACTTCCTGTACAGCTGGTCATTCCCCATAACGAACAGAGTTTCGTCGCCGATGGGCGCGCTGGCAAATTTGACTTCGCCCTGCTAACCCCCAGAATGGTCGCCATGGAAAAAACGCAGATGCTGCCTATTGCCCAGTCAGTTCCTCGCCATGACCTGCATGGCCTGGCGATTATTCGTAGGGATATGTCGATACCAGGCACCGGGCCATCCACGGGTCCCCTGCGCATTGCTTTTGCCAGCCCTTACTGCAGCGCCCGCTCTCTGGCTAAAGCCAAACTGCTCCGCCTGGCCGGTAACAGACCGGTGACATGGGTTCCGGAAGGTTCAGAGCACGCTGTTTTTACAGCACTGGCAGAAAATCGTGCCACACTCGGCATAGTCCGTACAGCTACTGTCATGGCCCTAGAAAAAGAATTACCCGGTATCTGGTCGATTGTTCAAAGCGCCGGCCGGGCACCGGTATGGACACTGGTCGGCAAACGCCAGCTGCCGCTCGGAATACACAGCGCTGTCAAACAACAGGTTGCGAAAATGCCCCTCAACGTGCTGGACACGGCCGGTTTCATGCGTTTCAGCATTCTGCCTGATGCCTAG
- a CDS encoding 4Fe-4S dicluster domain-containing protein, translating into MRLGLVIDLDTCVGCHACAVACKEWNTSGTTAPLTDYDPYGAKPSGVWFNRIRHFEIGDYPYNKTVNFPMSCMHCENAECVTVCPTGASYKRAEDGIVLVDQNKCMGCNYCSWACPYGARELDRVSGTMKKCTLCIDRIYDMEIPEEERQPACVLTCPAHARMYGDLDDPESPVSRAVRDRGGYQLMPELNYNPTNHYLPPRVHAPIPTEELKKKAVRKVKEWVNRVVER; encoded by the coding sequence ATGAGACTCGGATTAGTCATTGATCTGGACACCTGCGTGGGCTGTCATGCCTGCGCGGTGGCTTGCAAAGAATGGAATACCAGTGGCACCACAGCGCCGCTAACCGATTATGATCCCTACGGCGCCAAGCCATCCGGGGTCTGGTTCAACCGTATCCGGCATTTTGAAATAGGGGACTACCCCTATAACAAAACCGTCAATTTTCCCATGTCCTGTATGCATTGTGAAAACGCCGAATGTGTGACGGTTTGTCCCACCGGTGCTTCCTACAAGCGCGCTGAAGATGGCATTGTTCTGGTCGATCAGAACAAATGTATGGGTTGTAATTATTGTTCCTGGGCATGCCCTTATGGTGCCCGCGAGTTGGATCGCGTCTCCGGAACCATGAAAAAATGCACCCTGTGTATTGACCGTATTTATGATATGGAAATTCCGGAAGAAGAAAGGCAGCCTGCCTGTGTACTGACTTGTCCGGCTCATGCTCGTATGTACGGCGATCTGGATGATCCGGAAAGTCCGGTTAGTCGTGCTGTGCGTGATCGGGGCGGCTATCAGCTGATGCCCGAACTGAATTACAACCCTACCAACCATTATTTGCCGCCCCGTGTTCATGCCCCGATCCCCACTGAAGAGCTGAAGAAAAAAGCAGTTCGTAAAGTGAAAGAATGGGTCAACCGCGTAGTTGAGCGTTAA
- a CDS encoding rhodanese-like domain-containing protein → MYGFQEITADQLKALSDQGDEFILVDVRSPAEVARGIIEGARHVPLHMLPMSLQQLDKSKTVVFYCLSGGRSAQAAAFAVAQGFGQVLNLRGGISAWANRGLPIGQLPG, encoded by the coding sequence ATGTACGGTTTTCAGGAAATCACGGCAGATCAACTCAAGGCCTTGAGCGATCAAGGTGATGAGTTCATTCTGGTGGATGTACGTTCTCCCGCTGAGGTGGCACGTGGCATCATCGAAGGAGCCCGGCACGTACCCTTGCACATGCTGCCGATGTCTCTACAGCAGTTGGATAAATCCAAAACGGTGGTATTTTATTGTCTCAGTGGTGGACGTTCAGCCCAGGCTGCAGCTTTTGCCGTTGCTCAGGGTTTTGGACAAGTGCTTAATTTGCGCGGTGGAATTTCAGCCTGGGCGAATCGTGGACTGCCTATTGGTCAGTTACCCGGTTGA
- a CDS encoding sulfurtransferase TusA family protein, translating to MVQEDQVLDARGLNCPLPILRTKKALGELTSGQVLKIVATDPGAVKDFEAFAKQTKNPLLEHAEAAGEFIFFIQKA from the coding sequence ATGGTACAAGAAGATCAAGTACTCGACGCACGTGGCCTGAATTGCCCCTTGCCCATCCTGCGCACCAAAAAGGCTCTCGGTGAGCTGACTTCCGGTCAGGTTTTGAAGATCGTCGCCACTGATCCTGGCGCGGTAAAAGATTTTGAAGCATTTGCCAAGCAGACCAAGAATCCTCTTTTGGAGCATGCTGAAGCAGCCGGCGAATTTATCTTCTTCATCCAGAAAGCATAA
- a CDS encoding molybdopterin oxidoreductase family protein — MATVMEFEDHSKQEIKYSTCYMCACRCGIKVTVEDNKVRFIQGNRNHPINQGVLCAKGSAGIMKQYSPGKLRNPLRRKPGTERGAGEFEEISWDEAINTLTERLAHIRATDPNKLAYFTGRDQMQALTGLWAQQFGTLNWSAHGGFCSVNMATAGLYMLGHAFWEFGDPDWDRTKYFMLWGVAEDHSSNPLKIGLEKLKRHGGKFVGINPARTGYQAIADEWVPIKPGTDGMLALSMVHVLLQNEQFDWDFLLRYTNAPFLVVNTPGKVGDGLILRDAEGHPMIWDIQKECFANGMEAGSAGAMFGEYTAPDGRPVRTVMSILAERYLSDEFSPENASKITGIPAETIERLALEMAHVAFKESIEINVEWTDWAGRKHDKFIGRPVSMHAMRGISAHSNGMQSARAIHLLQVLLGTIDCPGGFRSKAPYPKPVPPAVKPAQHSAPNTPLKSSPLGFPTAPEDLVIDENGQPKRIDKAYSWEAPIANHGLMHMVVTNAVNKDPYAIDTLIFFMANMSWNSTMNTANVQDMLKSKDENGEYNIPFLVVVDAFHSEMVNFGDLILPDTTYLERYDAISLLDRPISEPDAICDSIRHPILKPDRNVRPWQEVMVDIAGRLKFPAFTKENGEPRFSGYKDFITNYERAPGIGFLAGWRGEDGETHLRGAPNPNQWDRYIENQGFFKYHLPESMAFYRFANKEYLELSQRIGFNPTADPIIIELYSETFQRFRLAGMGLYDGPQPKDPVDRERLATYFDPLPAFYEPLEQQRVDKKEYPFFAVNQRPMMMYHSWDSQNAWLRQIIAQNYMYMNRKRGEQMGIVDKSWVWVESHNGKIRVQVKLIEGCQEDTVWTWNAIGKQSGAWGLKPEAAEATRGFLMNHLISELLPAKQGERRLTNSDPITGQAAWYDLMVKIYPAAPGEEGTWPVFPTMKPLPGDTPAPDVLRYHTHKPVNLKS; from the coding sequence ATGGCTACGGTTATGGAATTTGAAGACCACAGCAAGCAGGAAATCAAGTACTCCACTTGCTACATGTGTGCTTGTCGTTGTGGCATCAAAGTCACTGTAGAAGACAATAAGGTACGATTTATCCAGGGTAACCGCAACCACCCCATCAATCAGGGTGTGCTTTGTGCCAAAGGCTCTGCAGGCATCATGAAGCAGTATTCGCCGGGTAAATTGCGTAATCCACTGCGGCGTAAGCCCGGTACCGAGCGTGGAGCCGGAGAGTTCGAGGAAATTTCCTGGGACGAAGCCATTAACACCCTGACCGAAAGATTGGCCCATATCCGGGCCACCGATCCAAATAAACTCGCCTATTTTACGGGACGTGACCAGATGCAGGCGCTCACAGGATTGTGGGCGCAGCAGTTTGGAACCCTGAACTGGTCGGCCCATGGCGGCTTCTGTTCGGTGAACATGGCTACTGCCGGATTATATATGCTGGGTCACGCGTTCTGGGAATTTGGTGATCCGGATTGGGATCGTACCAAGTATTTCATGCTCTGGGGTGTGGCCGAAGATCACTCCTCCAATCCCCTGAAAATCGGTCTGGAAAAACTCAAGCGTCATGGTGGCAAGTTTGTCGGAATCAATCCTGCGCGAACGGGGTATCAGGCCATCGCCGATGAGTGGGTGCCCATCAAGCCAGGTACTGATGGCATGCTTGCCCTGTCCATGGTCCATGTTCTGCTTCAGAACGAACAGTTCGACTGGGATTTCCTGCTACGCTATACCAATGCCCCTTTCCTGGTCGTCAACACACCGGGTAAAGTCGGTGACGGCCTGATTCTGCGTGATGCCGAAGGACATCCCATGATTTGGGATATCCAGAAGGAATGCTTCGCCAATGGCATGGAAGCGGGCTCAGCCGGAGCCATGTTTGGAGAATATACGGCCCCCGACGGCAGGCCGGTGCGTACGGTCATGTCGATTCTGGCGGAACGTTATCTCAGCGACGAATTTTCTCCGGAAAATGCCAGTAAAATTACGGGCATTCCCGCCGAGACCATTGAACGGCTGGCGCTGGAAATGGCCCATGTGGCTTTCAAGGAAAGTATTGAAATCAATGTAGAGTGGACGGACTGGGCTGGACGCAAGCATGACAAGTTCATTGGTCGTCCGGTTTCCATGCACGCCATGCGCGGTATTTCAGCGCATTCCAATGGTATGCAGTCAGCTCGGGCCATTCACTTGCTGCAGGTATTGCTGGGTACGATTGATTGCCCCGGAGGCTTCAGATCCAAGGCCCCTTACCCCAAGCCCGTCCCGCCAGCAGTTAAACCCGCTCAGCACAGTGCGCCCAATACGCCCCTCAAGTCTTCGCCTTTGGGTTTCCCCACTGCACCGGAAGATCTGGTTATTGATGAAAATGGTCAGCCCAAACGCATTGATAAGGCCTATTCCTGGGAAGCACCTATAGCCAACCACGGCTTGATGCACATGGTGGTCACCAATGCGGTCAATAAAGACCCCTATGCTATTGATACCCTGATTTTCTTCATGGCCAACATGAGTTGGAACTCCACCATGAACACGGCCAATGTTCAGGATATGCTGAAATCCAAAGACGAGAATGGCGAATATAATATTCCCTTTCTGGTGGTGGTAGACGCCTTCCATTCGGAAATGGTTAATTTTGGTGATCTGATTCTGCCAGATACCACTTATCTGGAGCGTTATGATGCCATCTCACTGCTGGATCGTCCGATTTCCGAGCCGGATGCCATTTGTGACTCCATTCGTCATCCAATCCTCAAGCCTGATCGCAATGTGCGTCCCTGGCAGGAAGTCATGGTGGACATTGCCGGTCGTCTCAAATTCCCGGCTTTCACCAAGGAAAATGGAGAACCCCGTTTTTCCGGCTACAAGGATTTCATTACTAACTACGAGCGTGCGCCCGGAATAGGCTTCCTGGCAGGCTGGCGTGGTGAAGATGGTGAAACCCACTTGCGTGGGGCACCAAACCCCAATCAATGGGATCGTTACATCGAAAATCAGGGGTTCTTCAAGTATCACTTGCCGGAGTCCATGGCTTTTTATCGCTTTGCCAACAAGGAATACCTGGAGTTGTCTCAGCGTATTGGTTTCAATCCGACGGCTGATCCCATCATCATTGAACTGTATTCCGAGACCTTCCAGCGTTTCCGTCTGGCAGGTATGGGTCTCTACGATGGTCCACAGCCCAAGGATCCGGTAGACCGCGAGCGTTTGGCGACCTACTTTGATCCGCTGCCAGCTTTTTATGAGCCGCTGGAACAGCAGCGCGTGGACAAAAAAGAATACCCATTTTTTGCCGTCAATCAGCGCCCCATGATGATGTACCACTCCTGGGACAGCCAGAACGCCTGGCTGCGTCAGATTATCGCCCAGAACTATATGTACATGAACCGCAAGCGCGGTGAGCAGATGGGGATCGTTGATAAAAGCTGGGTATGGGTGGAAAGTCATAACGGAAAAATCCGGGTGCAGGTCAAGCTCATTGAAGGTTGTCAGGAAGATACCGTCTGGACCTGGAATGCCATTGGTAAACAATCCGGAGCCTGGGGCCTGAAACCGGAAGCCGCTGAGGCAACACGCGGTTTCTTGATGAATCATCTGATTTCCGAACTACTGCCAGCCAAGCAGGGGGAAAGACGTTTGACCAATTCCGATCCCATTACTGGTCAGGCGGCCTGGTACGATCTGATGGTCAAAATATATCCGGCGGCACCAGGAGAAGAAGGCACCTGGCCCGTATTCCCAACCATGAAGCCTTTACCTGGTGATACCCCAGCACCTGACGTGCTGCGTTACCATACCCACAAGCCCGTCAATCTGAAATCCTGA
- a CDS encoding dimethyl sulfoxide reductase anchor subunit family protein produces the protein MHPALAVIFLTLFSGGGFGIMALTAIINDFQIDGGLNPLQTMVAVVLSLVFVTIGMLSSTAHLANPKNAWRAFTRWRTSWLAREGVFAVLYYPFAFAYLVWVFFTAGTQDTVGLILVNLAGLIGLITIFCQGMIYAVLRTIRQWNTALVPANFYVMGLAIGATILAAERMIMGAPALTLVGIALGLLVAAAVMKGIYYFWIGRPNGPTIRTATGFNRSTVRILEQGHTFGTFLTEEFGHTLPSAKARSIKFMMYIFAFIIPVAALIIGFLTGQLFFAWLAIVSVVFGIGVERWLFFVEAQHVINLYHGRQQC, from the coding sequence ATGCATCCGGCACTCGCAGTTATTTTTCTGACGCTTTTTTCTGGCGGTGGTTTTGGCATTATGGCCTTGACGGCCATCATCAATGATTTTCAGATTGATGGCGGGTTAAATCCCCTGCAGACCATGGTCGCAGTCGTTCTCTCGCTGGTTTTTGTCACCATCGGCATGCTTTCTTCTACCGCGCATCTGGCGAACCCCAAGAACGCCTGGAGGGCTTTTACCCGTTGGCGCACCTCCTGGTTGGCCCGCGAAGGTGTTTTTGCGGTGTTATATTATCCGTTTGCTTTTGCTTATCTGGTCTGGGTGTTTTTCACGGCAGGCACACAGGATACGGTAGGTTTGATTCTAGTGAATCTGGCTGGCCTGATTGGTCTGATTACCATTTTCTGTCAGGGTATGATTTATGCCGTGCTCAGAACCATTCGCCAATGGAATACGGCTCTTGTACCCGCAAATTTCTATGTTATGGGTTTGGCCATTGGTGCCACGATTCTTGCTGCCGAGCGAATGATCATGGGAGCACCGGCGCTTACCCTGGTAGGTATTGCCCTGGGTCTGCTGGTCGCGGCAGCGGTCATGAAAGGTATTTATTATTTCTGGATTGGTCGTCCAAACGGTCCGACCATTCGTACGGCAACCGGTTTCAACCGTTCAACCGTGCGGATTCTAGAGCAGGGCCATACCTTTGGTACTTTTCTGACGGAAGAGTTCGGACATACTTTGCCCAGTGCCAAGGCGCGCAGTATTAAATTCATGATGTATATATTTGCCTTCATTATTCCGGTGGCCGCTCTGATCATTGGCTTCCTGACCGGGCAATTGTTTTTCGCATGGCTTGCCATTGTATCCGTTGTTTTTGGTATTGGTGTTGAACGCTGGCTGTTTTTTGTTGAGGCCCAACACGTCATCAATCTGTACCATGGCCGTCAGCAATGTTGA
- the moaC gene encoding cyclic pyranopterin monophosphate synthase MoaC: MSVPENLNHFNAQGEARMVDVGAKAVSTRIAIAEGEINMAESTFHHITEGQIHKGDVLGIARIAAIQATKRTWELIPLAHPLFLTAVQVDLIPETDPTRIVCRAEVHCAGQTGVEMEALTAVSVGLLTIYDMCKAIDRGMIISDIRLLKKEGGKTGLWTREAHS, translated from the coding sequence ATGTCTGTTCCTGAAAATCTGAATCATTTTAATGCGCAGGGCGAAGCCCGCATGGTCGATGTTGGCGCGAAGGCGGTGAGTACGCGGATTGCCATTGCAGAAGGCGAAATCAACATGGCAGAAAGCACCTTCCACCACATTACCGAAGGGCAGATTCACAAAGGTGATGTGCTCGGAATTGCCAGAATAGCCGCCATCCAGGCCACTAAAAGAACCTGGGAGCTGATCCCTTTGGCACACCCGTTGTTCTTGACGGCTGTTCAGGTGGACCTTATTCCTGAAACTGACCCCACCCGCATTGTTTGTCGTGCGGAAGTACACTGTGCAGGGCAAACCGGCGTGGAAATGGAAGCATTAACTGCCGTATCTGTTGGGTTGCTGACCATATACGATATGTGCAAGGCAATAGACAGGGGTATGATCATCAGTGACATCCGCCTGCTTAAAAAGGAAGGCGGCAAGACGGGCCTCTGGACAAGAGAGGCCCACTCGTAA
- the moaA gene encoding GTP 3',8-cyclase MoaA — MAQEVFAVPARESALADRFGRQITYLRISVTEHCNFRCSYCSPAEGTPFFARKDHLQVDEYDRLIGVFADLGVRHMRFTGGEPLIHPYLPDLIAAAHQHGIGKISISTNGLLLARKAEQLQQSGVNNLNISLDSLEPEVFARVTRGGNLQEVLHGISVAISAGIPRIKLNVVLMRTENGHNLADLVRYALAQHVDIRFIETMPLGQAGSEAQNAEFLSASEAKMLIEKELGTLYPAFRPTDNGPARLFQFAEHPRSQIGFITPISENFCATCNRVRLTASGRLVFCLGQENGMDLLPLLRGSSRNEEIADEIRDRIWQDKPERHEFVTDPERSSRIFMMRLGG; from the coding sequence ATGGCGCAGGAAGTGTTTGCTGTACCGGCACGGGAATCCGCTCTGGCGGATCGTTTCGGGAGGCAGATTACTTACCTGCGTATTTCCGTTACGGAACACTGTAATTTCCGTTGCTCCTACTGCTCACCGGCAGAAGGCACTCCTTTTTTTGCCAGGAAAGATCACCTTCAGGTGGATGAGTATGATCGCCTGATCGGGGTTTTTGCAGACTTGGGTGTGCGCCACATGCGCTTTACTGGTGGTGAGCCACTCATACATCCGTACTTGCCTGATCTGATTGCTGCTGCCCATCAGCATGGAATTGGTAAAATCAGTATCAGTACAAATGGCCTGTTACTGGCTCGCAAGGCCGAACAACTACAACAATCCGGGGTCAATAATCTCAATATCAGTCTGGACAGCTTGGAACCGGAAGTATTTGCCCGGGTCACCCGGGGTGGAAATCTGCAAGAGGTTCTGCACGGAATTTCTGTCGCAATCAGTGCTGGTATTCCCCGTATTAAGCTGAATGTGGTGCTCATGCGTACCGAAAACGGCCATAATCTCGCTGATCTGGTGCGCTACGCTTTGGCGCAGCATGTTGATATCCGTTTTATTGAAACCATGCCCCTGGGACAAGCCGGAAGCGAGGCCCAAAACGCGGAATTTTTGAGTGCAAGCGAAGCGAAAATGCTCATCGAAAAAGAGCTGGGCACTTTGTATCCGGCCTTTCGGCCGACGGATAATGGTCCCGCCCGGCTTTTTCAGTTTGCAGAGCACCCACGTTCGCAAATCGGATTTATCACGCCCATCAGCGAAAATTTTTGTGCCACCTGTAATCGGGTCCGCCTGACTGCAAGTGGTCGACTGGTATTTTGTCTGGGCCAGGAAAATGGTATGGACCTGCTACCTTTGCTGAGAGGAAGCAGCAGAAACGAAGAAATTGCCGATGAAATCCGCGATAGGATTTGGCAGGATAAACCCGAACGTCACGAATTTGTCACAGATCCGGAACGTTCTTCGCGGATATTCATGATGCGTTTGGGTGGATAA
- the dsrE2 gene encoding sulfur carrier protein DsrE2, translating into MDEKKLAIVATKGTLDWGYPPFILASTAAALGYSVEIFFTFYGLQLLKKDLSHLRVSPLGNPAMPMPVPMPTLMMVLPGMEGMATSMMKSKMKAKGVASLDELRELCVEAEVRMIACQMTVDLFEFDTADFIDGIELGGAAAFFEFAGESDITLFI; encoded by the coding sequence ATGGACGAGAAAAAACTAGCGATTGTTGCCACAAAAGGCACCCTTGATTGGGGGTATCCTCCCTTTATCCTGGCATCCACTGCTGCAGCCCTGGGCTACAGTGTGGAAATCTTCTTCACCTTTTACGGCCTGCAATTGCTCAAGAAAGATCTGAGTCATCTGCGCGTCAGCCCCTTGGGTAACCCAGCCATGCCGATGCCTGTTCCCATGCCTACCCTGATGATGGTGTTGCCAGGTATGGAAGGAATGGCCACATCCATGATGAAAAGCAAAATGAAAGCCAAGGGCGTAGCCAGTCTGGATGAATTGCGCGAGCTTTGTGTTGAGGCTGAAGTAAGAATGATCGCTTGTCAGATGACAGTCGATCTTTTCGAGTTTGATACGGCTGACTTTATTGACGGAATTGAATTGGGCGGTGCAGCGGCCTTTTTTGAATTCGCCGGTGAGTCCGATATCACGTTATTTATTTGA